Proteins co-encoded in one bacterium genomic window:
- a CDS encoding helix-turn-helix domain-containing protein: MPASAEEIQHAQLSFGDALRRERELRRVALRDVSDATKINLRYLEALERNDFTYLPAGVFTRGFIRSVARFIGADENEMLNAYLYEVGRQERQRKPQGHEWGHVRAHRRAAAAAAEADDRRRLKPLLWILLVVLLAAAAAVGVPYYIHHHAPAAPPAVPTSPMR; the protein is encoded by the coding sequence ATGCCGGCCAGCGCCGAAGAGATCCAGCATGCCCAGTTGTCGTTCGGCGATGCGCTGCGCCGCGAGCGCGAGCTCCGGCGCGTCGCCCTGCGCGACGTGTCGGACGCGACGAAGATCAACCTCCGCTACCTCGAAGCGCTCGAGCGGAACGACTTCACCTATCTCCCCGCCGGCGTCTTCACGCGCGGCTTCATCCGCTCGGTCGCGCGCTTCATCGGCGCCGACGAGAACGAGATGCTCAACGCCTACCTCTACGAGGTCGGGCGGCAGGAACGGCAGCGGAAGCCGCAGGGACACGAGTGGGGACACGTGCGCGCCCATCGGCGCGCGGCGGCCGCCGCGGCGGAGGCGGACGACCGCCGCCGGCTGAAGCCGTTGCTGTGGATCCTTCTCGTCGTCCTGCTCGCCGCGGCCGCCGCCGTCGGCGTTCCCTACTACATCCATCACCACGCGCCGGCCGCGCCGCCCGCCGTCCCGACGAGTCCGATGCGATGA